In Musa acuminata AAA Group cultivar baxijiao chromosome BXJ2-10, Cavendish_Baxijiao_AAA, whole genome shotgun sequence, a genomic segment contains:
- the LOC135624430 gene encoding lysine-specific demethylase REF6-like isoform X2, translating into MASAVSSSAQGVVASEPPPMEVPPWLKSLPLAPEFHPTLQEFQDPIAYILKIEKEAADYGICKIVPPLPSAPKKTAVANFNRSFAARDPGGGKPPTFTTRQQQIGFCPRRPRPVQKPVWQSGERYTLQQFEAKARQFERSYLRRTAGGGGRKAATAPALSPLEMETLFWRAAADKPFSVEYANDMPGSGFAPLAAAAGRRCREEVPANVGESAWNMRGVSRAKGSLLRFMKEEIPGVTSPMVYVAMLFSWFAWHVEDHELHSLNYLHMGAGKTWYGVPRDAGLAFEEVVGVHGYGGDGNPLSKSSANISEIMSVTFAILGEKTTVMSPEVFVGAGIPCCRLVQNAGDFVVTFPGSYHLGFSHGFNCGEAANIATPEWLKFAKGAAVRRASIDCPPLVSHFQLLYALALSLCTRMPMCEGSEPRSSRLKDKIKGEGEEMVKNAFVQSVIQNNHLLSVLLDSGNSCVVLPQNAPESPLCSTSLVRSQVKVKPRKSLGICSHQEALEASQLLHSSDDDSGWNARIRDFNGLFSFKGNFTSTGNDKTVSLGTDNKFVNADHYSTSSDSQNLEGAKEGTTICDGLLEQGLLSCVTCGILSFACVAVVQPRETTAKHFMSADCSFLDDHVFGSGEASGISRDTNQRTNNNSLVADTVQVSDQSVEMISDVTCPSGASALDLLASIYEDSSDVEDEDVPHEKSRCSDKNDPEKDSSSCNANQPFVTAVEPQIIYSREVEHDKTYWHLADADNQTDMSIQSSQSADISDNLNGHISAAADDICQMESEFCSPDQPENGKLVSASYLEDNRTVANSGTSTKFVGEPRGAQCRELDGQNAEDHYSNLKMGNLTSVFKDLPVNRDICGNRIVPVKTALIHPELRNVDLKLMSSTALVMQGSDKDSSRLHVFCLEHAAEIEKQLQPIGGVHMMVLCHPDYPKIESEAKLLAKEQGIGYIWKNVKFREANEEDQERIRAAIEDEQVMPMNSDWTVKLGINLCYTANLSKSPLYSKQMPYNPVIYKAFGRDSTGNSPMKPKATRRCPGRQKKVVAAGRWCGKVWMSNQVHPYLAHKKETQEQEQTEGLYSFDTDQNPLIEIDIGHSSGLSSKRNSSGSNLAANNSGKKRKRPSKMAKSKKPLYSSTMADRNSKTDDVSAIPASPLGRTLRSSHLRHNDSSSQGKSSLKNESGGPGTHLKKRSSKSVELKNKLASKKQSTKRKAKNTQTASLAVKGKEEEYTCDIEGCSMSFSTKQDLALHKRDICPVKGCGKKFFSHKYLVQHRKVHMDDRPLVCPWKGCKMTFKWPWARTEHIRVHTGDRPYVCWESGCGQTFRFVSDFSRHKRKTGHSAKKGRRRPGL; encoded by the exons ATGGCCTCGGCGGTGTCGTCGTCGGCGCAGGGGGTGGTGGCCTCGGAGCCGCCGCCCATGGAGGTGCCGCCGTGGCTAAAGTCGTTGCCATTGGCGCCGGAGTTCcacccgacgctgcaggagttccAGGACCCCATCGCCTACATCCTAAAGATCGAGAAGGAGGCCGCCGACTACGGCATCTGCAAGATTGTTCCCCCCCTCCCCTCCGCCCCCAAGAAGACCGCCGTCGCAAACTTCAACCGCTCCTTCGCCGCCCGCGACCCCGGCGGCGGGAAGCCCCCCACATTCACCACCCGGCAGCAACAGATCGGCTTCTGCCCCCGCCGCCCCCGACCCGTCCAGAAGCCCGTCTGGCAGAGCGGCGAGCGCTACACCCTTCAGCAGTTCGAGGCCAAGGCCCGCCAGTTCGAGCGCTCCTACCTTCGCCGGACCGCCGGAGGTGGCGGGCGCAAGGCCGCCACCGCTCCTGCCCTTTCTCCACTCGAGATGGAGACCCTCTTCTGGCGGGCTGCCGCCGACAAGCCCTTCTCTGTCGAGTACGCCAACGACATGCCTGGATCGGGGTTTGCGCCGCTGGCCGCCGCCGCGGGCCGACGCTGTCGCGAGGAGGTGCCGGCCAATGTCGGGGAGTCCGCGTGGAACATGCGGGGCGTGTCGCGGGCCAAGGGCTCGTTGCTCCGGTTCATGAAGGAGGAGATCCCCGGGGTTACGTCCCCCATGGTGTACGTCGCCATGTTGTTCAGCTGGTTCGCGTGGCATGTCGAAGACCACGAGCTACACAGCTTGAATTACCTGCATATGGGAGCGGGGAAGACGTGGTACGGGGTTCCGAGGGATGCGGGACTTGCGTTCGAGGAGGTGGTCGGGGTGCACGGCTATGGCGGGGATGGGAATCCTCTCA GTAAATCATCTGCTAATATTAGTGAGATCATGTCAGTGACTTTTGCAATCCTTGGTGAGAAAACCACTGTTATGTCTCCTGAAGTCTTTGTTGGAGCAGGAATCCCATGCTGCAG GTTGGTTCAAAATGCTGGAGATTTTGTTGTCACGTTTcctgggtcttatcatttgggatTCAGTCATG GATTTAATTGTGGGGAGGCAGCAAATATTGCTACtcctgaatggttgaaatttgccAAAGGGGCTGCAGTGCGAAGGGCTTCAATAGACTGCCCTCCTCTGGTGTCTCATTTTCAGTTGCTATATGCCCTTGCATTGTCATTGTGCACAAG GATGCCCATGTGTGAAGGAAGTGAGCCACGAAGTTCTAGACTAAAAGATAAGAtaaaaggagaaggggaagagatGGTCAAAAATGCATTTGTTCAGAGTGTGATTCAAAATAATCACCTACTCAGTGTGTTGCTTGATTCGGGAAATTCCTGTGTAGTTCTTCCTCAAAATGCACCTGAAAGTCCTTTATGTTCAACTTCACTTGTCAGATCTCAAGTCAAGGTCAAGCCAAGAAAATCACTTGGCATATGCAGTCATCAGGAAGCGTTGGAAGCATCACAACTTTTACATTCCTCTGATGATGATTCAGGCTGGAATGCGAGGATTAGAGACTTTAATGGGTTGTTTTCATTTAAAGGAAATTTTACATCAACAGGAAATGATAAAACAGTTTCATTAGGCACAGACAACAAATTTGTTAATGCTGATCACTACTCTACCTCGTCTGATTCACAAAATTTGGAAGGTGCAAAAGAGGGGACAACAATATGTGATGGATTGCTAGAGCAAGGACTATTGTCATGTGTTACATGTGGAATTTTGAGCTTTGCATGTGTGGCTGTCGTACAACCAAGAGAGACAACAGCCAAGCACTTCATGTCTGCAGATTGTAGTTTTCTTGATGATCATGTTTTTGGTTCAGGAGAAGCTAGTGGCATCAGCAGAGATACAAATCAGAGGACCAACAACAACAGCCTGGTTGCTGACACTG TTCAGGTTTCAGACCAGAGTGTTGAAATGATTTCTGATGTTACATGTCCAAGTGGTGCTTCTGCACTTGATCTTTTGGCTTCTATTTATGAGGATTCTTCAGATGTTGAGGATGAAGATGTTCCACATGAGAAGTCTAGATGCTCTGATAAAAACGATCCGGAAAAAGACTCATCATCATGTAATGCCAATCAACCCTTTGTAACTGCAGTAGAACCCCAAATCATTTATTCAAGGGAGGTTGAACATGACAAAACATACTGGCATTTGGCTGATGCAGACAACCAAACTGATATGTCTATTCAAAGTTCTCAGTCTGCTGATATTTCAGATAATTTAAATGGACATATCAGTGCTGCTGCTGATGACATATGTCAAATGGAATCAGAGTTCTGTAGCCCAGATCAGCCAGAAAATGGGAAATTAGTCAGTGCATCTTATTTAGAAGATAATAGAACAGTGGCAAATTCTGGCACTTCCACAAAATTTGTGGGGGAACCCAGAGGTGCGCAATGTAGGGAACTAGATGGTCAAAATGCTGAAGATCATTACAGTAACTTAAAGATGGGAAATTTAACTTCTGTTTTCAAAGATCTCCCTGTCAACCGTGACATCTGTGGCAACCGAATTGTGCCAGTGAAAACTGCTTTGATACACCCAGAATTAAGAAATGTTGATCTAAAATTGATGAGCTCCACAGCATTAGTTATGCAAGGATCCGACAAAGATTCTTCCCGACTGCATGTATTCTGTCTCGAGCATGCTGCAGAGATAGAAAAACAACTTCAACCGATAGGTGGGGTGCATATGATGGTTCTGTGTCATCCAG ACTATCCTAAAATAGAGTCAGAAGCAAAGTTGTTGGCAAAAGAACAGGGAATTGGTTATATCTGGAAGAATGTCAAATTCAGGGAGGCCAATGAAGAAGACCAAGAAAGAATCAGAGCAGCCATAGAGGATGAACAAGTCATGCCTATGAATAGTGATTGGACAGTGAAATTGGGAATCAACCTGTGTTATACTGCCAACCTTAGCAAATCTCCCCTATACAGTAAGCAGATGCCATATAATCCAGTTATATACAAGGCTTTTGGTCGTGATTCCACAGGCAACTCCCCTATGAAGCCAAAGGCTACTAGGAGGTGTCCAGGCAGGCAGAAGAAGGTAGTTGCCGCTGGTAGGTGGTGTGGTAAGGTTTGGATGTCGAACCAGGTTCACCCATATTTAGCCCATAAAAAGGAAACACAGGAGCAAGAACAGACAGAAGGGCTTTATTCATTTGATACTGATCAAAATCCTTTGATTGAGATAGATATTGGTCATTCCAGCGGATTGTCTTCCAAAAGGAACTCGTCAGGTAGCAATCTGGCAGCAAATAATtctgggaagaagaggaagaggcctTCGAAGATGGCAAAGTCTAAGAAACCCCTATACAGCAGCACCATGGCAGACAGAAATTCAAAAACTGACGATGTATCTGCAATTCCTGCATCTCCACTTGGAAGGACTTTAAGAAGCAGTCATCTCAGGCACAATGACAGCAGTAGCCAGGGTAAATCGAGTTTGAAAAATGAATCAGGAGGACCTGGCACACATCTCAAGAAACGATCATCCAAGTCTGTAGAGCTAAAGAATAAGTTGGCCAGTAAGAAGCAATCTACAAAGAGAAAGGCTAAAAATACTCAAACTGCAAGTCTTGCAGTTAAGGGCAAGGAGGAAGAATATACATGTGATATCGAGGGGTGCTCTATGAGCTTCAGCACAAAGCAAGATTTGGCACTACACAAGCGTGACATTTGTCCTGTCAAAGGGTGTGGGAAGAAGTTCTTCTCACACAAGTACCTCGTGCAGCATCGGAAAGTACACATGGATGACCGACCATTGGTTTGTCCATGGAAGGGGTGCAAGATGACATTCAAGTGGCCATGGGCACGGACCGAACATATTAGGGTGCATACTGGTGATCGTCCATACGTCTGCTGGGAATCAGGGTGTGGTCAGACATTCCGGTTTGTATCAGATTTTAGCCGTCACAAGCGCAAAACAGGCCACTCGGCAAAAAAGGGCCGTAGACGACCAGGCTTGTAA
- the LOC135624430 gene encoding lysine-specific demethylase REF6-like isoform X4, which yields MASAVSSSAQGVVASEPPPMEVPPWLKSLPLAPEFHPTLQEFQDPIAYILKIEKEAADYGICKIVPPLPSAPKKTAVANFNRSFAARDPGGGKPPTFTTRQQQIGFCPRRPRPVQKPVWQSGERYTLQQFEAKARQFERSYLRRTAGGGGRKAATAPALSPLEMETLFWRAAADKPFSVEYANDMPGSGFAPLAAAAGRRCREEVPANVGESAWNMRGVSRAKGSLLRFMKEEIPGVTSPMVYVAMLFSWFAWHVEDHELHSLNYLHMGAGKTWYGVPRDAGLAFEEVVGVHGYGGDGNPLMTFAILGEKTTVMSPEVFVGAGIPCCRLVQNAGDFVVTFPGSYHLGFSHGFNCGEAANIATPEWLKFAKGAAVRRASIDCPPLVSHFQLLYALALSLCTRMPMCEGSEPRSSRLKDKIKGEGEEMVKNAFVQSVIQNNHLLSVLLDSGNSCVVLPQNAPESPLCSTSLVRSQVKVKPRKSLGICSHQEALEASQLLHSSDDDSGWNARIRDFNGLFSFKGNFTSTGNDKTVSLGTDNKFVNADHYSTSSDSQNLEGAKEGTTICDGLLEQGLLSCVTCGILSFACVAVVQPRETTAKHFMSADCSFLDDHVFGSGEASGISRDTNQRTNNNSLVADTVQVSDQSVEMISDVTCPSGASALDLLASIYEDSSDVEDEDVPHEKSRCSDKNDPEKDSSSCNANQPFVTAVEPQIIYSREVEHDKTYWHLADADNQTDMSIQSSQSADISDNLNGHISAAADDICQMESEFCSPDQPENGKLVSASYLEDNRTVANSGTSTKFVGEPRGAQCRELDGQNAEDHYSNLKMGNLTSVFKDLPVNRDICGNRIVPVKTALIHPELRNVDLKLMSSTALVMQGSDKDSSRLHVFCLEHAAEIEKQLQPIGGVHMMVLCHPDYPKIESEAKLLAKEQGIGYIWKNVKFREANEEDQERIRAAIEDEQVMPMNSDWTVKLGINLCYTANLSKSPLYSKQMPYNPVIYKAFGRDSTGNSPMKPKATRRCPGRQKKVVAAGRWCGKVWMSNQVHPYLAHKKETQEQEQTEGLYSFDTDQNPLIEIDIGHSSGLSSKRNSSGSNLAANNSGKKRKRPSKMAKSKKPLYSSTMADRNSKTDDVSAIPASPLGRTLRSSHLRHNDSSSQGKSSLKNESGGPGTHLKKRSSKSVELKNKLASKKQSTKRKAKNTQTASLAVKGKEEEYTCDIEGCSMSFSTKQDLALHKRDICPVKGCGKKFFSHKYLVQHRKVHMDDRPLVCPWKGCKMTFKWPWARTEHIRVHTGDRPYVCWESGCGQTFRFVSDFSRHKRKTGHSAKKGRRRPGL from the exons ATGGCCTCGGCGGTGTCGTCGTCGGCGCAGGGGGTGGTGGCCTCGGAGCCGCCGCCCATGGAGGTGCCGCCGTGGCTAAAGTCGTTGCCATTGGCGCCGGAGTTCcacccgacgctgcaggagttccAGGACCCCATCGCCTACATCCTAAAGATCGAGAAGGAGGCCGCCGACTACGGCATCTGCAAGATTGTTCCCCCCCTCCCCTCCGCCCCCAAGAAGACCGCCGTCGCAAACTTCAACCGCTCCTTCGCCGCCCGCGACCCCGGCGGCGGGAAGCCCCCCACATTCACCACCCGGCAGCAACAGATCGGCTTCTGCCCCCGCCGCCCCCGACCCGTCCAGAAGCCCGTCTGGCAGAGCGGCGAGCGCTACACCCTTCAGCAGTTCGAGGCCAAGGCCCGCCAGTTCGAGCGCTCCTACCTTCGCCGGACCGCCGGAGGTGGCGGGCGCAAGGCCGCCACCGCTCCTGCCCTTTCTCCACTCGAGATGGAGACCCTCTTCTGGCGGGCTGCCGCCGACAAGCCCTTCTCTGTCGAGTACGCCAACGACATGCCTGGATCGGGGTTTGCGCCGCTGGCCGCCGCCGCGGGCCGACGCTGTCGCGAGGAGGTGCCGGCCAATGTCGGGGAGTCCGCGTGGAACATGCGGGGCGTGTCGCGGGCCAAGGGCTCGTTGCTCCGGTTCATGAAGGAGGAGATCCCCGGGGTTACGTCCCCCATGGTGTACGTCGCCATGTTGTTCAGCTGGTTCGCGTGGCATGTCGAAGACCACGAGCTACACAGCTTGAATTACCTGCATATGGGAGCGGGGAAGACGTGGTACGGGGTTCCGAGGGATGCGGGACTTGCGTTCGAGGAGGTGGTCGGGGTGCACGGCTATGGCGGGGATGGGAATCCTCTCA TGACTTTTGCAATCCTTGGTGAGAAAACCACTGTTATGTCTCCTGAAGTCTTTGTTGGAGCAGGAATCCCATGCTGCAG GTTGGTTCAAAATGCTGGAGATTTTGTTGTCACGTTTcctgggtcttatcatttgggatTCAGTCATG GATTTAATTGTGGGGAGGCAGCAAATATTGCTACtcctgaatggttgaaatttgccAAAGGGGCTGCAGTGCGAAGGGCTTCAATAGACTGCCCTCCTCTGGTGTCTCATTTTCAGTTGCTATATGCCCTTGCATTGTCATTGTGCACAAG GATGCCCATGTGTGAAGGAAGTGAGCCACGAAGTTCTAGACTAAAAGATAAGAtaaaaggagaaggggaagagatGGTCAAAAATGCATTTGTTCAGAGTGTGATTCAAAATAATCACCTACTCAGTGTGTTGCTTGATTCGGGAAATTCCTGTGTAGTTCTTCCTCAAAATGCACCTGAAAGTCCTTTATGTTCAACTTCACTTGTCAGATCTCAAGTCAAGGTCAAGCCAAGAAAATCACTTGGCATATGCAGTCATCAGGAAGCGTTGGAAGCATCACAACTTTTACATTCCTCTGATGATGATTCAGGCTGGAATGCGAGGATTAGAGACTTTAATGGGTTGTTTTCATTTAAAGGAAATTTTACATCAACAGGAAATGATAAAACAGTTTCATTAGGCACAGACAACAAATTTGTTAATGCTGATCACTACTCTACCTCGTCTGATTCACAAAATTTGGAAGGTGCAAAAGAGGGGACAACAATATGTGATGGATTGCTAGAGCAAGGACTATTGTCATGTGTTACATGTGGAATTTTGAGCTTTGCATGTGTGGCTGTCGTACAACCAAGAGAGACAACAGCCAAGCACTTCATGTCTGCAGATTGTAGTTTTCTTGATGATCATGTTTTTGGTTCAGGAGAAGCTAGTGGCATCAGCAGAGATACAAATCAGAGGACCAACAACAACAGCCTGGTTGCTGACACTG TTCAGGTTTCAGACCAGAGTGTTGAAATGATTTCTGATGTTACATGTCCAAGTGGTGCTTCTGCACTTGATCTTTTGGCTTCTATTTATGAGGATTCTTCAGATGTTGAGGATGAAGATGTTCCACATGAGAAGTCTAGATGCTCTGATAAAAACGATCCGGAAAAAGACTCATCATCATGTAATGCCAATCAACCCTTTGTAACTGCAGTAGAACCCCAAATCATTTATTCAAGGGAGGTTGAACATGACAAAACATACTGGCATTTGGCTGATGCAGACAACCAAACTGATATGTCTATTCAAAGTTCTCAGTCTGCTGATATTTCAGATAATTTAAATGGACATATCAGTGCTGCTGCTGATGACATATGTCAAATGGAATCAGAGTTCTGTAGCCCAGATCAGCCAGAAAATGGGAAATTAGTCAGTGCATCTTATTTAGAAGATAATAGAACAGTGGCAAATTCTGGCACTTCCACAAAATTTGTGGGGGAACCCAGAGGTGCGCAATGTAGGGAACTAGATGGTCAAAATGCTGAAGATCATTACAGTAACTTAAAGATGGGAAATTTAACTTCTGTTTTCAAAGATCTCCCTGTCAACCGTGACATCTGTGGCAACCGAATTGTGCCAGTGAAAACTGCTTTGATACACCCAGAATTAAGAAATGTTGATCTAAAATTGATGAGCTCCACAGCATTAGTTATGCAAGGATCCGACAAAGATTCTTCCCGACTGCATGTATTCTGTCTCGAGCATGCTGCAGAGATAGAAAAACAACTTCAACCGATAGGTGGGGTGCATATGATGGTTCTGTGTCATCCAG ACTATCCTAAAATAGAGTCAGAAGCAAAGTTGTTGGCAAAAGAACAGGGAATTGGTTATATCTGGAAGAATGTCAAATTCAGGGAGGCCAATGAAGAAGACCAAGAAAGAATCAGAGCAGCCATAGAGGATGAACAAGTCATGCCTATGAATAGTGATTGGACAGTGAAATTGGGAATCAACCTGTGTTATACTGCCAACCTTAGCAAATCTCCCCTATACAGTAAGCAGATGCCATATAATCCAGTTATATACAAGGCTTTTGGTCGTGATTCCACAGGCAACTCCCCTATGAAGCCAAAGGCTACTAGGAGGTGTCCAGGCAGGCAGAAGAAGGTAGTTGCCGCTGGTAGGTGGTGTGGTAAGGTTTGGATGTCGAACCAGGTTCACCCATATTTAGCCCATAAAAAGGAAACACAGGAGCAAGAACAGACAGAAGGGCTTTATTCATTTGATACTGATCAAAATCCTTTGATTGAGATAGATATTGGTCATTCCAGCGGATTGTCTTCCAAAAGGAACTCGTCAGGTAGCAATCTGGCAGCAAATAATtctgggaagaagaggaagaggcctTCGAAGATGGCAAAGTCTAAGAAACCCCTATACAGCAGCACCATGGCAGACAGAAATTCAAAAACTGACGATGTATCTGCAATTCCTGCATCTCCACTTGGAAGGACTTTAAGAAGCAGTCATCTCAGGCACAATGACAGCAGTAGCCAGGGTAAATCGAGTTTGAAAAATGAATCAGGAGGACCTGGCACACATCTCAAGAAACGATCATCCAAGTCTGTAGAGCTAAAGAATAAGTTGGCCAGTAAGAAGCAATCTACAAAGAGAAAGGCTAAAAATACTCAAACTGCAAGTCTTGCAGTTAAGGGCAAGGAGGAAGAATATACATGTGATATCGAGGGGTGCTCTATGAGCTTCAGCACAAAGCAAGATTTGGCACTACACAAGCGTGACATTTGTCCTGTCAAAGGGTGTGGGAAGAAGTTCTTCTCACACAAGTACCTCGTGCAGCATCGGAAAGTACACATGGATGACCGACCATTGGTTTGTCCATGGAAGGGGTGCAAGATGACATTCAAGTGGCCATGGGCACGGACCGAACATATTAGGGTGCATACTGGTGATCGTCCATACGTCTGCTGGGAATCAGGGTGTGGTCAGACATTCCGGTTTGTATCAGATTTTAGCCGTCACAAGCGCAAAACAGGCCACTCGGCAAAAAAGGGCCGTAGACGACCAGGCTTGTAA